The following are encoded in a window of Clostridium thermarum genomic DNA:
- a CDS encoding glycoside hydrolase family 3 protein — MKGYKRDILSLLLCVFLVLTTGCGGSDKKTVNTSVEENQIYKDNTYSTEDRVKDLLSKMNVDEKIGQMVQAERVNITPEEVRKYYIGSVFSGGGSTPKDNSPKGWIEMIKQYQQGAANTRLGIPIIYGVDAVHGHNLVKDAVIFPHNIGLGAANNTELMKKIASVTAEEMLATGVTYNFAPCVAVTKDLRWGRYYEGYSEKVDIVKNLSSAYINQLQTYNVAATAKHYIADGATEWGTGDNGYKIDQGNVEIDEDKLFKEELAPYDEAVKSGVKSIMVSFSSVNGIKNHSNKYLITEVLKGKLGFKGFVITDWEGIHQIPDAEFEEQVVIAVNAGIDMLMEPNKWKDAVSALKKAVNNGKITMERIDDAVARILTVKFDLGLFENGLGDEKLIRNGFGSKEHREVAKEAVRESLVLLKNDGVLPLKKSQKIYVTGPAADSVGLQCGGWTIDWQGNMRQTSGTTILKGFKNIAEKHGGTIITDIEKAKDADVAVVVIGEESYAEGQGDDGSLGLDNGMALKGNIEALEEAKKLNKPIVTIMVSGRPRIVTEYLKDWNAFVEAWLPGTEGEALAEVLYGDYNFKGTLPVTWPKNSHNLPIKEENILFPIGYGLKY, encoded by the coding sequence ATGAAGGGGTACAAAAGGGATATATTAAGTTTATTGCTGTGTGTTTTTCTTGTTTTAACTACAGGTTGTGGAGGAAGTGATAAGAAAACTGTTAATACATCTGTAGAAGAAAATCAAATTTATAAAGATAATACATATTCAACAGAAGATAGAGTTAAAGACTTATTGAGCAAGATGAATGTAGATGAGAAGATAGGACAAATGGTTCAGGCTGAGAGAGTAAACATAACACCGGAAGAGGTAAGAAAGTATTATATTGGCTCCGTATTTAGCGGTGGAGGATCAACACCAAAGGATAATTCCCCTAAAGGCTGGATTGAAATGATCAAGCAATATCAGCAGGGAGCGGCTAATACAAGATTAGGAATACCGATTATATATGGTGTGGATGCAGTACATGGTCACAATCTTGTAAAAGATGCTGTTATTTTTCCTCATAATATTGGCTTAGGAGCTGCTAATAATACGGAGTTAATGAAGAAAATTGCCTCAGTAACAGCAGAAGAAATGCTTGCAACGGGTGTAACCTACAATTTTGCTCCCTGTGTAGCTGTTACTAAGGATTTAAGATGGGGCAGATATTACGAGGGCTATAGTGAGAAGGTAGATATTGTGAAGAACCTTTCTTCTGCCTATATTAATCAACTTCAAACTTATAACGTTGCAGCAACGGCGAAACATTATATTGCTGACGGTGCAACAGAATGGGGTACCGGAGATAACGGCTACAAGATTGACCAAGGTAATGTTGAAATTGATGAAGATAAACTGTTCAAAGAAGAGCTTGCGCCCTATGATGAGGCTGTTAAGTCAGGCGTAAAATCTATTATGGTTTCATTTTCTAGTGTAAACGGTATTAAAAATCATAGTAACAAATATCTGATTACAGAAGTATTAAAAGGAAAGTTAGGCTTTAAAGGTTTTGTAATAACTGACTGGGAAGGAATACATCAAATTCCCGATGCAGAATTTGAGGAACAGGTTGTTATTGCAGTAAACGCTGGTATAGATATGCTCATGGAGCCAAACAAGTGGAAAGATGCTGTTAGTGCACTAAAGAAGGCCGTGAATAACGGGAAAATTACTATGGAAAGAATCGATGATGCTGTTGCAAGGATTCTAACTGTAAAATTTGATTTAGGACTATTTGAAAATGGTCTTGGTGATGAAAAACTAATTAGAAATGGTTTTGGGTCTAAGGAACATAGAGAAGTAGCTAAAGAAGCCGTTAGAGAATCACTTGTGCTATTAAAAAATGATGGGGTATTGCCCTTAAAGAAAAGCCAAAAAATCTATGTTACCGGTCCTGCAGCTGATAGTGTGGGGCTGCAGTGCGGTGGATGGACCATAGACTGGCAGGGAAATATGAGACAAACCTCCGGAACAACTATCTTGAAGGGCTTTAAGAATATTGCTGAAAAGCATGGCGGAACAATAATAACGGATATAGAAAAGGCAAAGGACGCTGATGTTGCTGTGGTAGTAATAGGTGAAGAAAGCTATGCAGAAGGTCAAGGTGATGATGGTAGCTTGGGCCTGGACAATGGAATGGCCTTGAAAGGAAACATAGAGGCTTTGGAAGAGGCGAAAAAGCTAAATAAACCTATAGTGACTATCATGGTATCCGGTAGACCGAGAATAGTAACTGAATACTTAAAGGATTGGAACGCATTTGTTGAAGCATGGCTCCCCGGAACTGAAGGGGAAGCTCTAGCAGAGGTACTTTATGGTGATTATAACTTTAAGGGTACCCTTCCGGTAACATGGCCCAAAAACAGCCATAATCTGCCTATAAAAGAGGAAAATATATTATTTCCTATAGGCTATGGCCTTAAATATTAG
- a CDS encoding glycoside hydrolase family 5 protein: protein MKKKIVFASVVLALACAGFVLYTRYNSKLPKEGFLATDGNKIIDSSGNEVHLSGINWFGFEEYTNAPRGLERRNMIEIIDQIKALGYNTIRLPFSNDIFQEGRIAGSVNDELNPEIKGLKPLQIMDKLIEECGKRDIKIILDRHRPTASGQSELWYNNKISEEKWIEDWVILAQRYKDNPAVIGADLHNEPHGAATWGTGDPNTDWKMAAEKCGNAILEVNPNWLIIVEGIESYNGDYNWWGSNLIGAAEHPIKLKVKNRLVYSVHEYSTSVHDQSYFHDSDFPNNMTKKWDKYWGYIHKENIAPVLLGEFGGRKIAESEEIEGIWFFELSKYIKANKLNWTFWCLNPESHDTGGILKSDWISVEDEKQNLLTPLQYPFIK from the coding sequence ATGAAGAAAAAAATAGTTTTTGCCTCGGTAGTCCTAGCTTTAGCCTGTGCCGGATTTGTTCTTTACACAAGATACAATTCTAAGTTACCAAAGGAAGGTTTCTTGGCAACTGACGGTAATAAAATTATTGATAGCTCAGGAAATGAGGTTCACCTATCAGGAATCAACTGGTTCGGCTTTGAGGAATACACAAATGCTCCCAGAGGTCTTGAGCGTAGAAATATGATAGAAATCATTGATCAGATAAAGGCCCTAGGATATAACACCATCAGACTTCCTTTTTCCAATGATATATTTCAGGAAGGCCGTATAGCCGGCAGCGTAAATGATGAACTAAATCCTGAAATTAAAGGATTAAAACCTCTTCAGATAATGGATAAACTTATTGAAGAATGTGGCAAGCGGGATATAAAAATAATTTTAGATAGGCATAGACCGACAGCTTCCGGTCAATCGGAATTGTGGTATAATAATAAGATTTCTGAGGAAAAGTGGATTGAGGATTGGGTAATACTAGCGCAGAGATATAAAGATAATCCTGCTGTAATTGGAGCTGATTTACACAATGAACCTCATGGTGCAGCTACATGGGGAACAGGAGACCCAAATACAGATTGGAAAATGGCTGCCGAGAAATGTGGTAATGCTATTTTAGAAGTTAATCCAAATTGGCTGATCATTGTGGAAGGAATTGAAAGTTATAATGGAGATTATAACTGGTGGGGAAGTAATCTAATAGGCGCCGCTGAGCACCCTATAAAACTCAAGGTAAAGAACAGACTGGTCTATTCAGTTCATGAATATTCTACCTCAGTTCATGATCAAAGCTATTTTCATGATAGTGACTTCCCAAATAATATGACTAAAAAATGGGACAAGTATTGGGGATATATACATAAAGAAAATATAGCTCCAGTTTTATTGGGAGAGTTCGGAGGAAGAAAGATAGCTGAATCCGAAGAGATTGAAGGCATATGGTTCTTTGAGTTATCAAAATATATTAAAGCCAATAAGCTTAACTGGACTTTCTGGTGCCTGAATCCGGAGTCTCATGATACCGGTGGCATATTAAAAAGTGATTGGATAAGTGTTGAAGATGAAAAGCAGAATCTTCTTACCCCATTGCAATATCCTTTTATAAAATAG
- a CDS encoding GH36-type glycosyl hydrolase domain-containing protein codes for MKFGYFDDLNKEYVITTPQTPYPWINYLGSQEFFGLISNTSGGYCFYKDARLRRITRYRYNNIPLDSNGRYYYVYDGGDYWTPGWMPVRKELQSYECRHGLGYTSITGRRNDVEVNQFIFVPLDFTGEVHKVTVKNASAEVKNISLFSFVEFCLWDAHDDTTNFQRNFSTGEVEIEGSAIYHKTEYRERRNHYAFYSVNTKIDGFETDRESFLGMYNGLEAPKTVVNGKASNSVASGWSPIASHQINLSLQPGEEKVLVFVLGYVENKEEEKWERPGIINKKNAIAMQEKFSTTEAADRAISELKDYWAALLSKYTLESNDKKLNRMVNIWNPYQCMVTFNMSRSASYFESGVGRGMGFRDSNQDLLGFVHQVPERARERILDIAATQFEDGSAYHQYQPLTKKGNHDIGSGFNDDPLWLILGVAAYIKETGDYSILDEQVPFDCNQDNTASLFEHLKCSFYHVVNNLGPHGLPLIGRADWNDCLNLNCFSKNPGESFQTSGPSEGPVAESVFIAGMFTFIGEDYVALCKYRGLHDEAAEAKEHIEKMKKAVIKYGYDGEWFLRAYDAEGKKVGSKECEEGQIFIEPQGFCVMGGIGVEEGLAQKALDSVKERLDTKYGIVLQNPPYSKYYLNLGEISSYPPGYKENAGIFCHNNPWIAIAETVIGRGNRAFEVYSKIAPAYLEDISEIHRTEPYVYSQMIAGKDAVRHGEAKNSWLTGTAAWNFVAISQWILGIQPDYNGLKINPCIPKEWDGYTITRQFRGDTYKITIENPNHVSKGVSAIWVDGKQIEGNILPVSGDGKEHQVKVQMA; via the coding sequence ATGAAATTTGGTTATTTTGATGATCTAAATAAGGAGTATGTCATTACTACCCCTCAGACGCCATATCCTTGGATAAACTATTTAGGCAGCCAAGAGTTTTTTGGTTTGATTTCCAATACTTCCGGTGGATATTGTTTCTATAAAGATGCAAGATTGAGAAGGATTACAAGATATAGATATAACAATATTCCTTTAGATAGCAACGGAAGATATTACTACGTTTATGATGGAGGAGATTATTGGACACCGGGCTGGATGCCAGTAAGAAAAGAACTTCAAAGCTATGAATGCAGACATGGTCTTGGCTACACTTCCATAACCGGAAGAAGAAATGATGTAGAAGTAAATCAATTTATTTTTGTACCTCTTGATTTTACAGGTGAAGTGCATAAGGTTACAGTGAAAAATGCTTCAGCAGAAGTTAAAAATATCTCACTTTTCTCCTTTGTTGAATTCTGTCTTTGGGATGCACATGATGATACAACTAATTTCCAAAGAAACTTCAGTACAGGTGAAGTGGAAATAGAAGGCTCTGCAATTTATCATAAGACAGAATACAGGGAAAGAAGAAACCACTATGCTTTCTATTCTGTAAATACTAAAATAGATGGTTTTGAAACAGACCGAGAATCCTTCCTAGGTATGTACAACGGCTTAGAGGCTCCAAAGACTGTTGTAAATGGCAAGGCAAGTAATTCTGTAGCCAGTGGATGGTCACCAATAGCTTCTCACCAGATAAATCTTTCATTACAGCCTGGCGAAGAAAAGGTATTGGTCTTTGTATTAGGCTATGTGGAAAACAAGGAAGAAGAAAAGTGGGAAAGACCAGGCATTATCAATAAGAAAAATGCTATAGCAATGCAGGAAAAGTTCAGTACCACAGAAGCGGCAGATAGAGCAATCAGCGAATTAAAGGACTACTGGGCAGCGCTTCTGTCAAAGTACACTTTAGAAAGCAACGACAAAAAGCTTAACCGTATGGTAAATATTTGGAATCCATATCAGTGTATGGTTACCTTTAATATGTCCAGAAGTGCTTCCTACTTCGAATCCGGAGTAGGCAGAGGCATGGGATTCAGAGACTCTAACCAGGATTTGCTTGGCTTTGTTCATCAAGTACCTGAAAGGGCAAGAGAGCGTATATTGGATATTGCAGCCACACAGTTTGAAGACGGAAGTGCATATCATCAGTATCAGCCACTTACTAAGAAAGGAAACCATGATATTGGAAGTGGCTTTAACGATGACCCACTATGGTTAATTCTAGGAGTGGCAGCTTATATAAAGGAAACCGGCGACTACAGCATATTAGATGAACAAGTTCCTTTTGACTGCAACCAAGACAATACAGCCAGCTTATTTGAACATTTGAAGTGTTCCTTCTATCATGTGGTAAATAATCTTGGACCTCATGGATTACCTCTTATAGGCAGAGCGGACTGGAATGACTGTCTGAACTTAAACTGCTTCTCAAAGAATCCGGGAGAATCCTTCCAGACTAGCGGTCCTTCAGAAGGTCCGGTTGCAGAGTCTGTATTTATAGCAGGTATGTTTACCTTCATCGGAGAAGATTACGTGGCTCTTTGCAAGTATAGGGGTCTTCATGATGAAGCAGCTGAAGCAAAAGAGCACATAGAAAAGATGAAAAAAGCCGTAATAAAGTATGGTTATGATGGAGAATGGTTCCTAAGAGCTTACGATGCAGAAGGTAAAAAGGTTGGAAGCAAGGAATGCGAAGAAGGACAAATATTCATTGAGCCACAGGGCTTCTGTGTCATGGGTGGAATAGGTGTTGAAGAAGGGTTAGCACAAAAGGCCTTAGATTCTGTTAAGGAAAGATTGGATACTAAGTATGGTATTGTACTTCAAAACCCTCCATACTCAAAGTACTATTTGAATCTTGGAGAGATATCCAGCTATCCACCGGGATATAAGGAAAATGCAGGTATATTCTGTCATAACAATCCATGGATTGCAATTGCAGAAACTGTTATAGGAAGAGGTAACAGAGCCTTTGAAGTATACTCAAAGATTGCTCCGGCTTACCTGGAAGATATAAGTGAAATACACAGGACAGAACCATATGTATATTCACAGATGATAGCCGGAAAAGATGCAGTACGTCATGGAGAAGCAAAGAACTCTTGGTTAACCGGTACTGCTGCTTGGAACTTTGTGGCTATATCACAATGGATTCTTGGCATTCAGCCTGATTATAACGGTTTAAAGATAAATCCATGTATTCCAAAGGAATGGGACGGCTATACTATAACACGTCAATTTAGAGGAGACACATATAAAATCACTATAGAAAATCCAAACCATGTGTCTAAGGGGGTGAGCGCTATTTGGGTAGACGGAAAGCAGATCGAAGGAAATATACTACCGGTGTCTGGTGATGGCAAAGAGCATCAAGTAAAGGTGCAAATGGCTTAG
- a CDS encoding LacI family DNA-binding transcriptional regulator, with amino-acid sequence MKSEDIARLCGVSRSTVSRVINNYPNVPQETREKVLAAIEKYNYQPHISARVLAGKGTNTIGLFVISTADTLNKNRIFQNSFFSPFINAVVDYANSREYYVLVHTIYEKKDYNKIKEVFLQKRVDGCIILGTENETEIINEIQVKGLPISIIDYDEENAEKNTKYKLNVVNSMDYEGSKEALRYLISLGHKKIGIITGRMNTFSGRQRYKAYRETLLENGLQIDERFVLNGKFLKHIAYREVEKLIENKVLPSAIFACNDDMAIAAMEAFHNNGISVPQDISIIGFDDIPFASMTKPPLTTVAIPIYEMAQKAVEGIIDLEERNYKLVNRIPTNLKIRGTCREY; translated from the coding sequence ATGAAAAGTGAAGACATTGCAAGGCTCTGCGGGGTTTCTCGAAGTACTGTGTCCAGGGTTATTAACAATTATCCCAACGTACCCCAGGAAACCAGAGAAAAGGTATTGGCTGCAATAGAAAAATATAATTATCAGCCGCATATTTCTGCCCGAGTTCTTGCTGGAAAAGGGACAAATACCATTGGTCTCTTTGTAATAAGTACTGCAGATACTCTTAACAAGAATAGAATCTTTCAAAACAGTTTCTTTTCACCATTCATTAACGCTGTTGTGGATTATGCAAACAGTAGGGAATATTATGTGTTGGTACATACCATCTATGAGAAAAAAGATTATAACAAAATCAAAGAAGTCTTTCTTCAAAAGCGTGTTGATGGCTGTATCATATTGGGAACAGAAAATGAAACTGAGATCATCAATGAAATACAGGTGAAGGGGCTCCCCATATCTATCATCGACTATGATGAAGAAAATGCTGAAAAGAACACTAAATACAAACTGAATGTTGTAAACTCTATGGACTATGAAGGAAGCAAGGAAGCTTTGAGATATCTGATTTCCCTGGGACATAAAAAAATAGGAATTATCACCGGTAGAATGAATACCTTCTCCGGAAGACAGAGATATAAAGCTTATAGGGAAACGCTCCTTGAAAATGGTCTGCAGATAGATGAAAGGTTTGTATTGAATGGGAAGTTTTTGAAGCATATTGCCTATAGGGAAGTGGAGAAGTTAATAGAGAACAAGGTACTGCCTTCTGCAATATTTGCTTGTAACGACGATATGGCTATTGCAGCAATGGAGGCCTTTCACAATAATGGCATTAGTGTTCCCCAGGATATATCCATAATTGGCTTTGATGATATTCCATTTGCATCTATGACAAAACCGCCATTAACTACTGTGGCCATACCAATATATGAAATGGCCCAAAAAGCGGTAGAAGGTATAATTGATCTTGAAGAGAGAAATTATAAACTGGTTAATAGAATACCGACAAATTTAAAAATTAGAGGTACTTGCAGAGAATATTAA
- a CDS encoding heavy metal translocating P-type ATPase translates to MDGNIKILGKNNNKKVKKEFILEGLDCANCADKIEREVSGLEGIYSATVNFPTKTLTIEIEENEQAKALIAAAANTVVKVEAHVKVKEKQSHKTIKKEFLLEGLCCANCAAKIEKEVSELDGVKVALVDFVSTKLVLEIDIPSKQRTVIEKVNEIVKRIEPDVNVIQLERNFTNSKTEKHEHGHGHHHEHGEGSKKEFMQLGVGGAIFIIATAFKFSFAVELTLYLISYILVGGEVVLRAAKNILRGQIFDENFLMSIATIGAFGVGDFAEGVAVMLFYLVGEIFQGIAVNRSRKSISALMDIRPDFANLMLGDEIRKVAPEEVAVGDIIIVKPGEKVPLDGKVIEGSSMVDTSALTGESIPREVGVGDGVLGGVINRSGLLTIEVEKEFGDSTIAKILDLVQNASSKKAPTENFITKFARYYTPIVVFSALALAVLPPLLIEGAAFSDWIYRALSFLVVSCPCALVVSVPLGFFGGIGGASRSGILVKGGNYLEALNNVEAVVFDKTGTLTKGVFKVTEIKSEGIVSQKELLSYVAHAESFSNHPIATSIIDAYGKEVDKSAVESYEEVSGHGIRAVVESKEILAGNAKLMDRENIAYRSVDVIGTVVHVAIEKQYAGYVVISDEIKEDSAEAIRALKAVGVKKTVMLTGDNKYVGTRVAKELALDEVYAELLPDQKVEKLELLDREKSGKGKLVFVGDGINDAPVLARADIGVAMGGIGSDAAIEAADVVIMTDEPSKIASAIKIAKKTRTIVMQNIFMALGVKAIILVLVAVGLGTMWEAVFGDVGVTLIAVINSMRAMNTKNI, encoded by the coding sequence TTGGATGGTAATATAAAAATCTTAGGCAAAAACAATAATAAAAAAGTGAAAAAGGAATTTATTCTGGAAGGCCTAGACTGTGCTAATTGCGCAGACAAGATAGAGAGAGAGGTTTCAGGGTTAGAGGGGATATACTCAGCAACTGTGAACTTTCCTACTAAGACCCTTACCATTGAGATTGAAGAAAATGAGCAAGCAAAAGCTTTGATAGCAGCCGCTGCTAATACTGTAGTCAAAGTGGAAGCCCATGTAAAAGTTAAGGAAAAGCAAAGTCACAAGACCATAAAGAAAGAATTTCTTCTTGAAGGCTTATGCTGCGCTAACTGTGCAGCAAAAATCGAAAAAGAAGTAAGTGAACTTGACGGGGTTAAAGTTGCACTGGTGGATTTTGTATCGACAAAACTGGTATTGGAAATAGATATTCCCTCTAAGCAGCGTACTGTCATAGAAAAAGTCAATGAGATAGTTAAGAGAATTGAGCCGGACGTTAATGTAATACAACTTGAAAGGAATTTTACTAATTCCAAAACTGAAAAACATGAACACGGTCATGGCCACCATCATGAGCATGGTGAAGGGAGCAAGAAGGAGTTCATGCAGCTGGGGGTGGGAGGAGCAATATTTATCATTGCCACAGCCTTTAAGTTCTCATTTGCTGTGGAACTAACCTTATACCTTATAAGCTACATCCTGGTAGGAGGAGAAGTGGTGCTAAGGGCTGCTAAAAATATCCTCAGAGGACAAATTTTTGATGAAAACTTTCTAATGAGTATTGCAACTATAGGCGCATTTGGTGTAGGTGACTTTGCAGAAGGTGTTGCTGTTATGCTTTTCTACCTGGTAGGAGAAATATTCCAGGGTATAGCAGTTAACCGTTCCAGGAAGTCTATTTCAGCCTTAATGGATATAAGGCCGGATTTTGCAAACTTAATGCTTGGGGATGAAATAAGGAAGGTAGCTCCTGAGGAAGTAGCGGTTGGAGATATAATAATTGTTAAGCCTGGTGAGAAGGTGCCTTTGGATGGTAAAGTGATTGAAGGAAGTTCTATGGTTGATACCTCTGCCCTAACTGGTGAATCTATTCCTAGAGAAGTTGGAGTTGGCGATGGGGTCCTAGGAGGAGTTATTAATAGAAGCGGACTTCTGACCATAGAAGTTGAAAAGGAATTTGGGGACTCCACTATTGCAAAAATATTGGACTTAGTTCAAAATGCCAGCAGTAAAAAAGCTCCTACAGAGAATTTTATAACAAAGTTTGCTAGATATTATACACCCATAGTTGTATTTTCAGCTCTGGCTTTAGCAGTTTTGCCACCTTTATTAATAGAAGGTGCAGCCTTTTCCGATTGGATCTATAGAGCCCTATCCTTCTTGGTAGTATCCTGTCCTTGTGCACTGGTGGTATCTGTACCTCTTGGTTTTTTTGGTGGTATTGGAGGAGCCTCCAGAAGCGGAATATTAGTTAAAGGAGGTAACTATTTAGAGGCACTTAACAATGTGGAGGCTGTAGTTTTCGATAAAACTGGGACTTTAACTAAAGGAGTTTTCAAGGTAACAGAAATAAAGAGTGAAGGTATTGTTTCACAGAAAGAGCTTTTATCCTATGTGGCCCATGCAGAAAGTTTTTCAAATCATCCTATAGCTACTTCAATAATAGATGCCTACGGTAAGGAAGTCGATAAATCTGCTGTAGAAAGCTATGAAGAAGTATCAGGTCATGGGATTAGGGCCGTTGTGGAAAGTAAAGAAATATTAGCTGGTAATGCTAAGCTGATGGATAGGGAAAATATTGCATACAGATCTGTAGATGTAATTGGAACTGTAGTTCATGTAGCAATAGAAAAACAGTATGCGGGATATGTTGTAATTTCCGATGAAATTAAAGAAGATTCAGCTGAGGCAATAAGAGCGCTGAAAGCCGTTGGTGTAAAGAAGACAGTGATGCTAACGGGGGATAATAAATATGTTGGAACAAGGGTGGCTAAGGAACTGGCCTTGGATGAAGTTTATGCAGAGCTTTTACCGGACCAGAAGGTTGAAAAATTAGAGCTTCTGGATAGAGAAAAGTCCGGAAAAGGAAAGCTGGTATTTGTGGGTGATGGAATTAATGACGCCCCGGTACTGGCAAGGGCAGATATAGGAGTAGCCATGGGAGGTATTGGATCTGATGCAGCTATAGAAGCTGCGGATGTGGTTATAATGACCGATGAACCTTCAAAAATAGCTTCCGCAATAAAGATTGCTAAGAAGACTAGGACCATAGTTATGCAGAATATTTTCATGGCACTAGGAGTAAAAGCCATAATACTTGTACTGGTTGCCGTAGGTCTGGGAACCATGTGGGAAGCAGTATTTGGAGACGTAGGTGTAACCCTAATTGCAGTTATCAACTCTATGAGGGCTATGAATACAAAGAATATATAG
- a CDS encoding ArsR/SmtB family transcription factor — protein sequence MDERKEIDSCSCSIIHQDIIDKVKDHIPQEELLYDLSDLFKVFGDTTRIKILCALFQAEMCVCDIAALLNMTQSAISHQLRVLKQARIVKYRKDGKVVYYSLDDEHIKSIFNQGLDHISEKK from the coding sequence ATGGATGAAAGAAAAGAAATAGACAGCTGTAGCTGTTCAATTATACATCAGGACATAATTGATAAAGTAAAAGATCATATACCGCAAGAAGAATTGCTTTACGACCTATCAGACCTGTTTAAGGTTTTTGGAGATACTACAAGAATTAAAATATTATGTGCCTTATTTCAAGCAGAAATGTGTGTATGTGATATAGCAGCCCTGTTAAACATGACTCAGTCAGCTATTTCACACCAATTAAGGGTTTTGAAACAAGCCAGAATAGTGAAGTATAGGAAGGATGGAAAGGTAGTTTATTATTCTTTAGATGACGAACATATAAAAAGCATATTTAATCAGGGGTTAGATCACATATCAGAGAAAAAGTAA
- the ispH gene encoding 4-hydroxy-3-methylbut-2-enyl diphosphate reductase — MFKELIVAENAGFCFGVKRAVDTSTDYKEKSKSDIYTFGPLVHNKNVVDHLRQKGINEVDINSLDKLNDKDTVIIRSHGVSPQVMEQIKNTGAEVVDATCPYVLAIHKRVKMYYEQGYQIVIVGDKNHPEVIGSNGWCDNTAIITKDGEGLVISAPKVCIVAQTTEKKANFEKVIEVVSKQCKEVVTFNTICSATKERQTSAEDTAKIVDVMIVVGSRSSSNTTKLYEICSKHCENTIFIDNGSEIPKWLFESGNIKKVGITAGASTPDWIIQDVLEKLRGYLEK; from the coding sequence TTGTTTAAAGAATTAATTGTGGCAGAGAATGCTGGCTTTTGTTTTGGGGTTAAGAGGGCAGTAGATACCTCCACAGATTATAAAGAAAAAAGTAAATCAGACATCTATACCTTTGGACCTTTAGTCCATAATAAAAATGTGGTTGACCATCTTAGGCAAAAAGGTATAAATGAAGTAGATATAAATAGTCTAGACAAGCTAAATGATAAGGATACAGTTATTATCCGATCCCATGGTGTTTCACCTCAAGTTATGGAACAAATTAAAAATACCGGTGCAGAAGTGGTAGATGCAACTTGTCCTTATGTATTGGCAATACACAAAAGAGTGAAAATGTATTATGAACAAGGATATCAAATTGTCATAGTAGGTGATAAAAACCATCCTGAGGTCATAGGTAGCAATGGATGGTGTGATAATACAGCAATTATAACCAAGGATGGAGAAGGACTGGTTATAAGTGCTCCCAAGGTATGTATCGTGGCACAGACTACAGAAAAAAAGGCTAACTTTGAGAAAGTCATAGAAGTAGTATCAAAGCAATGTAAAGAGGTGGTAACCTTTAATACCATCTGCAGTGCTACAAAAGAAAGGCAGACCAGTGCTGAAGATACTGCAAAAATTGTAGATGTAATGATAGTGGTAGGTAGTCGAAGCAGTTCAAATACTACAAAGCTATATGAGATATGCAGTAAACACTGTGAAAATACGATCTTTATAGATAATGGCAGCGAAATTCCAAAGTGGTTATTTGAAAGCGGAAATATAAAAAAGGTAGGTATCACAGCAGGAGCTTCCACACCGGATTGGATTATCCAAGATGTGTTGGAAAAACTTAGAGGGTACCTTGAGAAGTAA